In a genomic window of Urocitellus parryii isolate mUroPar1 chromosome 11, mUroPar1.hap1, whole genome shotgun sequence:
- the Casz1 gene encoding zinc finger protein castor homolog 1 isoform X1, whose amino-acid sequence MDLGTAEGTRCTDPPAGKPAMAAKRKGGLKLNAICAKLSRQVVVEKGAEAGSQAEDSPLRPRDKERSGPESGVARAPRSEEDKRRAVIEKWVNGEYSEEPAPAPVLGRITREGLELPPEGVYMVQPQGCSDEEDHAEEPSKDGSVPEKDSDGAASKDDSSPGIKQASGEASSLRDYAASTMTEFLGMFGYDDQNTRDELARKISFEKLHAGSPPEATPSSMLPTSEESLSKRARFSKYEEYIRKLKAGEQLSWPAHGTKAEERAGKEMVGPLPSLRLPSNTTHLETKATILPLPSHSSVQMQNLVARASKYDFFIQKLKTGENLRPQNGSAYKKPSKYDLENVKYLHLFKPGEGSPDMGGAIAFKTGKVGRPSKYDVRGIQKPGPAKVPPTPSLAPAPLASVPTAPSAPGPGPEPPASLSFNTPEYLKSTFSKTDSITTGTVSTVKNGLPTDKPAVTEDVNIYQKYIARFSGSQHCGHIHCAYQYREHYHCLDPECNYQRFTSKQDVIRHYNMHKKRDNSLQHGFMRFSPLDDCSVYYHGCHLNGKSTHYHCMQVGCNKVYTSTSDVMTHENFHKKNTQLINDGFQRFRATEDCGTADCQFYGQKTTHFHCRRPGCTFTFKNKCDIEKHKSYHIKDDAYAKDGFKKFYKYEECRYEGCVYSKATNHFHCIRAGCGFTFTSTSQMTSHKRKHERRHVRSSGVLGLPPSLLGAKDTEPEESSNDDLVDFSALSSKNSSLSASPTSQQSSASLATAAATTEGTPSATKPPSSKIQGLMPQGLPGSIPLALALSNSGLPTTAPYFPLLPGRGSTSLPVGAPGLLGAMSSGAAASATPDTPTLVASGAGDSALATATSVPVPPASIMERISASKGLISPMMARLAAAALKPSATFDPGSGQQATPARFPPAQVKLEPGESAGTPGPLEASQDRSLDLTVKESSNESNGHAAPANSSLLSSLMNKMSQGNPSLGSLLSIKTEAEGSPAAESSPFLGKAAKAVVQEKLSEPWRVYLRRFGTKDFCDAQCDFLHKAHFHCVVEECGALFSTLDGAIKHANFHFRTEGGTVKGSSEASFPASVAETKPSLAPSPPPAPPGTTVPGTCLEGPAPSPASVPSTPTLLAWKQLASTIPQMPQIPASVPHLPASPLATTSLENAKPQVKPGFLQFQENDPCLATDCKYANKFHFHCLFGNCKYVCKTSGKAESHCLDHINPNNSLVNVRDQFAYYSLQCLCPNQHCEFRMRGHYHCLRTGCYFVTNITTKLPWHIKKHEKAERRAANGFKYFTKREECGRLGCKYNQVNSHFHCIREGCQFSFLLKHQMTSHARKHMRRMLGKNFDRVPASQGPPSLMDAETDEGMDYTGCSPGAASSESSTMDRSCSSTPVGNESTAAGNTISMPTASGAKKRFWIIEDMSPFGKRRKTASSRKMLDEGMMLEGFRRFDLYEDCKDTACQFSLKVTHYHCTRENCGYKFCGRTHMYKHAQHHDRVDNLVLDDFKRFKASLSCHFADCPFSGTSTHFHCLRCRFRCTDSTKVTAHRKHHGKQDVISAAGFCQFSSSADCAVPDCKYKLKCSHFHCTYPGCRHTVVGMSQMDSHKRKHEKQERGEPPAASPGAPVSLDGSLTLAAEPGGSLLFLQTAAAGLGLALGDAGDPGPPDAAPAPREVPAAPGPAAGAAGESSQEDEEEELELQEEEAEDEDDEDDEDDDEDEDEEDDDDEDLRTDSEESLPEAAAEAGARTPALAALGAPGPAPAAASP is encoded by the exons CTGAAGGCACCCGGTGCACTGACCCACCTGCAGGCAAACCGGCCATGGCGGCCAAGCGCAAAGGCGGCCTCAAGCTCAACGCCATCTGTGCCAAGCTGAGTCGCCAAGTGGTGGTGGAGAAGGGAGCAGAGGCTGGCTCCCAGGCGGAGGACAGCCCGCTGCGGCCCCGGGACAAAGAGCGCAGTGGCCCTGAGTCTGGGGTGGCTCGGGCCCCACGCAGTGAAGAAGACAAGAGGCGGGCGGTGATTGAGAAGTGGGTCAATGGGGAGTACAGCGAGGAGCCGGCACCTGCACCCGTGCTGGGGCGGATCACCCGCGAGGGCCTGGAGCTGCCTCCCGAGGGTGTCTACATGGTCCAGCCCCAGGGCTGCAGCGATGAGGAAGACCACGCCGAAGAGCCCTCCAAGGATGGCAGTGTCCCAGAGAAGGACTCAGATGGGGCAGCCTCAAAGGACGACAGTAGCCCCGGCATCAAGCAGGCTTCAG GAGAGGCCTCCTCGCTAAGGGACTATGCGGCCTCCACCATGACCGAGTTCCTGGGCATGTTTGGCTATGATGACCAGAACACGAGGGATGAACTGGCCAGGAAGATTAGCTTCGAGAAGCTGCATGCGGGCTCCCCCCCTGAGGCGACCCCCTCTTCCATGTTACCCACCTCTGAGGAAAGCCTCAGCAAGCGGGCGCGCTTCTCCAAGTATGAGGAGTACATCCGCAAGCTCAAGGCCGGCGAGCAGCTCTCCTGGCCAGCCCATGGCACCAAGGCTGAGGAGCGGGCAGGCAAGGAGATGGTGGGCCCTCTGCCCAGCCTGCGGCTGCCCAGCAACACCACCCACCTGGAGACCAAGGCCACCATCTTGCCCCTGCCATCACACAGCAGTGTCCAAATGCAGAACCTGGTGGCCCGGGCCTCCAAGTAtgattttttcattcaaaaactGAAGACCGGTGAGAACCTGCGCCCTCAGAATGGGAGTGCCTACAAGAAGCCGTCCAAGTATGACCTGGAGAACGTCAAGTACCTGCACCTCTTCAAACCCGGGGAGGGCAGCCCCGACATGGGCGGGGCCATCGCCTTCAAGACAGGCAAGGTGGGGCGCCCCTCCAAGTATGACGTCCGGGGCATCCAGAAGCCAGGCCCCGCCAAGGTTCCGCCCACCCCCAGCCTGGCTCCTGCACCCCTCGCCAGTGTGCCCACTGCTCCCAGTGCCCCCGGGCCGGGGCCCGAGCCACCTGCCTCCCTGTCCTTCAATACTCCCGAGTACCTGAAGTCTACCTTCTCCAAAACAGACTCCATCACCACGGGGACCGTCTCCACTGTCAA GAACGGATTGCCCACAGATAAACCAGCTGTCACCGAAGATGTAAACATTTACCAGAAATATATTGCCAG GTTTTCAGGCAGTCAGCACTGTGGCCACATCCACTGTGCCTACCAGTACCGAGAGCACTACCACTGCCTGGACCCCGAGTGCAACTACCAG AGGTTCACGAGTAAGCAGGACGTGATCCGGCACTACAACATGCACAAGAAGCGGGACAACTCCCTGCAGCACGGCTTCATGCGCTTCAGCCCCCTGGACGACTGCAGCGTCTACTACCACGGCTGCCACCTCAACGGGAAGAGCACCCACTACCACTGCATGCAG GTGGGCTGCAACAAGGTGTACACGAGCACGTCCGACGTGATGACCCACGAGAACTTCCACAAGAAGAACACCCAGCTCATCAACGATGGCTTCCAGCGCTTCCGAGCCACTGAGGACTGCGGCACGGCGGACTGCCAATTCTACGGACAGAAGACCACACACTTCCACTGCAG GCGTCCTGGCTGCACGTTCACCTTCAAGAACAAGTGTGACATCGAGAAGCACAAGAGCTACCACATCAAGGACGACGCCTACGCCAAGGACGGGTTCAAGAAGTTCTACAAGTACGAGGAGTGCAGGTACGAGGGCTGCGTGTACAGCAAGGCCACCAACCACTTCCACTGCATCCGCGCCGGCTGCGGCTTCACCTTCACCTCCACCAGCCAGATGACCTCGCACAAGCGCAAGCACGAGCGCCGCCATGTCCGCTCCTCGGGCGTGCTGGGGCTGCCACCCTCGCTGCTGGGCGCCAAGGACACGGAGCCTGAGGAGTCCAGCAACGACGACCTGGTGGACTTCTCTGCCCTGAGCAGCAAGAACTCCAGCCTGAGCGCCTCCCCCACCAGCCAACAGTCCTCTGCGTCCCTGGCCACTGCCGCTGCCACCACCGAGGGCACGCCCAGTGCCACCAAGCCTCCTAGCAGCAAGATCCAGGGGCTGATGCCCCAGGGCCTGCCAGGCTCCATCCCCCTGGCACTGGCCCTCTCCAACTCGGGCCTGCCCACCACCGCACCCTACTTCCCCCTTCTTCCTGGTCGTGGGAGCACCTCCCTGCCTGTGGGTGCCCCTGGCCTCCTGGGTGCCATGTCATCTGGGgcagcagcctcagcaaccccCGACACACCTACCTTGGTGGCTTCGGGAGCTGGAGATTCGGCCCTGGCGACTGCCACCTCTGTCCCGGTGCCCCCTGCCTCCATCATGGAGAGAATCTCTGCGAGCAAGGGCCTCATCTCACCCATGATGGCCAGATTGGCCGCAGCTGCCCTCAAGCCCTCTGCCACCTTTGACCCAG GAAGCGGGCAGCAGGCCACCCCTGCCAGGTTCCCTCCAGCCCAGGTAAAGCTGGAGCCGGGTGAGAGCGCTGGCACCCCAGGCCCCCTTGAGGCCTCCCAAGACCGCAGTCTAGACCTGACTGTAAAGGAATCCAG TAATGAATCAAATGGCCACGCAGCCCCGGCAAATTCATCTCTTTTATCCTCGCTTATGAATAAG ATGTCTCAGGGCAACCCCAGCCTCGGCAGCCTGCTAAGCATCAAGACAGAAGCAGAGGGGAGCCCCGCCGCGGAGTCCTCGCCCTTCCTGGGCAAGGCTGCAAAGGCTGTCGTTCAGGAGAAGCTCTCAGAGCCCTGGAGAGTGTACCTACGCAG GTTTGGTACCAAGGACTTCTGCGACGCCCAGTGTGACTTCCTCCACAAGGCACACTTCCATTGCGTGGTGGAGGAGTGTGGTGCACTCTTCAGCACCCTGGACGGGGCCATCAAGCATGCAAA CTTCCACTTCCGGACGGAGGGCGGAACAGTGAAAGGAAGCTCAGAGGCTTCCTTCCCGGCCTCTGTTGCTGAGACCAAACCTTCCTTGGCACCCTCACCCCCTCCGGCACCTCCTGGCACCACAGTCCCGGGGACCTGTCTGGAGGGACCTGCTCCCAGCCCGGCCTCGgtgccctccacccccaccctgctcGCCTGGAAGCAGCTGGCTTCCACCATACCCCAGATGCCTCAGATTCCCGCATCAGTGCCTCACCTGCCCGCCTCACCCTTGGCGACGACTTCTCTAGAGAATGCCAAGCCCCAGGTCAAACCCGGATTCCTCCAGTTCCAGGAGAA CGACCCTTGCCTCGCGACAGACTGCAAGTACGCCAACAAGTTCCACTTCCACTGCCTCTTTGGGAACTGCAAGTATGTCTGCAAGACCTCCGGCAAGGCTGAGTCTCACTGCCTGGACCACATCAACCCCAACAACAGCCTGGTGAACGTGCGAGACCAGTTTGCTTACTACTCCCTGCAGTGTCTCTGTCCCAACCAG CACTGTGAGTTCCGGATGCGTGGACACTACCACTGCCTCCGGACTGGCTGCTACTTCgtcaccaacatcaccaccaagCTGCCCTGGCACATAAAGAAGCATGAGAAAGCTGAGCGGCGGGCAGCCAACGGATTCAAATACTTCACCAAGCGCGAGGAGTGCGGCAGGCTAG GCTGCAAGTACAACCAGGTGAACAGCCACTTCCACTGCATCCGGGAGGGCTGCCAGTTCTCCTTCCTCCTGAAGCACCAGATGACCTCCCACGCCCGGAAGCACATGCGCAGGATGCTCGGGAAGAACTTTGATCGAGTGCCCGCCTCCCAG GGCCCCCCAAGCCTGATGGATGCTGAGACAGATGAGGGCATGGACTACACGGGCTGCAGCCCAGGTGCCGCCTCCTCCGAGTCCTCTACCATGGATCGCAGCTGCTCCAGCACCCCTGTGGGCAACGAGAGCACAGCGGCAG GGAACACCATCTCCATGCCCACAGCCTCCGGTGCCAAAAAGCGCTTCTGGATCATTGAGGACATGTCGCCCTTCGGCAAGCGGCGGAAGACGGCCTCCTCGCGCAAGATGCTGGACGAGGGCATGATGCTGGAGGGCTTCCGGCGCTTCGACCTCTATGAGGACTGCAAGGACACGGCCTGCCAGTTCTCGCTCAAGGTCACCCACTACCACTGCACGCGTGAGAACTGCGGCTACAAGTTCTGCGGGCGCACGCACATGTACAAGCACGCGCAGCACCACGACCGCGTGGACAACCTGGTGCTGGACGACTTCAAGCGCTTCAAGGCCTCGCTCAGCTGCCACTTCGCCGACTGCCCCTTCTCGGGCACCAGCACGCACTTCCACTGCCTGCGCTGCCGCTTCCGCTGCACCGACAGCACCAAGGTCACGGCGCACCGCAAGCACCACGGCAAGCAGGACGTGATCAGCGCGGCGGGCTTCTGCCAGTTCAGCTCGAGCGCCGACTGCGCGGTGCCGGACTGCAAGTACAAGCTCAAGTGCTCGCACTTCCACTGCACCTACCCGGGCTGCCGCCACACGGTCGTGGGCATGTCGCAGATGGACTCGCACAAGCGCAAGCACGAGAAGCAGGAGCGCGGCGAGCCGCCTGCCGCCTCGCCCGGTGCGCCCGTCAGCCTGGACGGCTCGCTCACGCTGGCCGCCGAGCCCGGGGGCTCGCTGCTCTTCCTGCAGACGGCCGCCGCCGGCCTGGGCCTGGCGCTCGGCGACGCCGGCGACCCCGGCCCGCCCGACGCCGCCCCCGCGCCACGGGAGGTCCCCGCCGCCCCCGGCCCGGCCGCGGGCGCCGCCGGGGAGTCCTCgcaggaggacgaggaggaggagctggagctgcaggaggaggaggccgaGGATGAGGATGACGAGGACGACGAGGACGACGACGAGGACGAGGACGAGGAGGACGACGACGACGAGGACCTGCGCACCGACTCGGAGGAGTCGCTGCCCGAGGCGGCGGCCGAGGCGGGCGCGCGGACCCCGGCGCTGGCGGCTCTGGGCGCCCCCGGCCCCGCGCCCGCCGCCGCGTCGCCCTAG
- the Casz1 gene encoding zinc finger protein castor homolog 1 isoform X2 — MDLGTAEGTRCTDPPAGKPAMAAKRKGGLKLNAICAKLSRQVVVEKGAEAGSQAEDSPLRPRDKERSGPESGVARAPRSEEDKRRAVIEKWVNGEYSEEPAPAPVLGRITREGLELPPEGVYMVQPQGCSDEEDHAEEPSKDGSVPEKDSDGAASKDDSSPGIKQASGEASSLRDYAASTMTEFLGMFGYDDQNTRDELARKISFEKLHAGSPPEATPSSMLPTSEESLSKRARFSKYEEYIRKLKAGEQLSWPAHGTKAEERAGKEMVGPLPSLRLPSNTTHLETKATILPLPSHSSVQMQNLVARASKYDFFIQKLKTGENLRPQNGSAYKKPSKYDLENVKYLHLFKPGEGSPDMGGAIAFKTGKVGRPSKYDVRGIQKPGPAKVPPTPSLAPAPLASVPTAPSAPGPGPEPPASLSFNTPEYLKSTFSKTDSITTGTVSTVKNGLPTDKPAVTEDVNIYQKYIARFSGSQHCGHIHCAYQYREHYHCLDPECNYQRFTSKQDVIRHYNMHKKRDNSLQHGFMRFSPLDDCSVYYHGCHLNGKSTHYHCMQVGCNKVYTSTSDVMTHENFHKKNTQLINDGFQRFRATEDCGTADCQFYGQKTTHFHCRRPGCTFTFKNKCDIEKHKSYHIKDDAYAKDGFKKFYKYEECRYEGCVYSKATNHFHCIRAGCGFTFTSTSQMTSHKRKHERRHVRSSGVLGLPPSLLGAKDTEPEESSNDDLVDFSALSSKNSSLSASPTSQQSSASLATAAATTEGTPSATKPPSSKIQGLMPQGLPGSIPLALALSNSGLPTTAPYFPLLPGRGSTSLPVGAPGLLGAMSSGAAASATPDTPTLVASGAGDSALATATSVPVPPASIMERISASKGLISPMMARLAAAALKPSATFDPGSGQQATPARFPPAQVKLEPGESAGTPGPLEASQDRSLDLTVKESSNESNGHAAPANSSLLSSLMNKMSQGNPSLGSLLSIKTEAEGSPAAESSPFLGKAAKAVVQEKLSEPWRVYLRRFGTKDFCDAQCDFLHKAHFHCVVEECGALFSTLDGAIKHANFHFRTEGGTVKGSSEASFPASVAETKPSLAPSPPPAPPGTTVPGTCLEGPAPSPASVPSTPTLLAWKQLASTIPQMPQIPASVPHLPASPLATTSLENAKPQVKPGFLQFQENDPCLATDCKYANKFHFHCLFGNCKYVCKTSGKAESHCLDHINPNNSLVNVRDQFAYYSLQCLCPNQHCEFRMRGHYHCLRTGCYFVTNITTKLPWHIKKHEKAERRAANGFKYFTKREECGRLGCKYNQVNSHFHCIREGCQFSFLLKHQMTSHARKHMRRMLGKNFDRVPASQGPPSLMDAETDEGMDYTGCSPGAASSESSTMDRSCSSTPVGNESTAAVPLWEPVAAWPTPSAARPASRLSLPLQLQ, encoded by the exons CTGAAGGCACCCGGTGCACTGACCCACCTGCAGGCAAACCGGCCATGGCGGCCAAGCGCAAAGGCGGCCTCAAGCTCAACGCCATCTGTGCCAAGCTGAGTCGCCAAGTGGTGGTGGAGAAGGGAGCAGAGGCTGGCTCCCAGGCGGAGGACAGCCCGCTGCGGCCCCGGGACAAAGAGCGCAGTGGCCCTGAGTCTGGGGTGGCTCGGGCCCCACGCAGTGAAGAAGACAAGAGGCGGGCGGTGATTGAGAAGTGGGTCAATGGGGAGTACAGCGAGGAGCCGGCACCTGCACCCGTGCTGGGGCGGATCACCCGCGAGGGCCTGGAGCTGCCTCCCGAGGGTGTCTACATGGTCCAGCCCCAGGGCTGCAGCGATGAGGAAGACCACGCCGAAGAGCCCTCCAAGGATGGCAGTGTCCCAGAGAAGGACTCAGATGGGGCAGCCTCAAAGGACGACAGTAGCCCCGGCATCAAGCAGGCTTCAG GAGAGGCCTCCTCGCTAAGGGACTATGCGGCCTCCACCATGACCGAGTTCCTGGGCATGTTTGGCTATGATGACCAGAACACGAGGGATGAACTGGCCAGGAAGATTAGCTTCGAGAAGCTGCATGCGGGCTCCCCCCCTGAGGCGACCCCCTCTTCCATGTTACCCACCTCTGAGGAAAGCCTCAGCAAGCGGGCGCGCTTCTCCAAGTATGAGGAGTACATCCGCAAGCTCAAGGCCGGCGAGCAGCTCTCCTGGCCAGCCCATGGCACCAAGGCTGAGGAGCGGGCAGGCAAGGAGATGGTGGGCCCTCTGCCCAGCCTGCGGCTGCCCAGCAACACCACCCACCTGGAGACCAAGGCCACCATCTTGCCCCTGCCATCACACAGCAGTGTCCAAATGCAGAACCTGGTGGCCCGGGCCTCCAAGTAtgattttttcattcaaaaactGAAGACCGGTGAGAACCTGCGCCCTCAGAATGGGAGTGCCTACAAGAAGCCGTCCAAGTATGACCTGGAGAACGTCAAGTACCTGCACCTCTTCAAACCCGGGGAGGGCAGCCCCGACATGGGCGGGGCCATCGCCTTCAAGACAGGCAAGGTGGGGCGCCCCTCCAAGTATGACGTCCGGGGCATCCAGAAGCCAGGCCCCGCCAAGGTTCCGCCCACCCCCAGCCTGGCTCCTGCACCCCTCGCCAGTGTGCCCACTGCTCCCAGTGCCCCCGGGCCGGGGCCCGAGCCACCTGCCTCCCTGTCCTTCAATACTCCCGAGTACCTGAAGTCTACCTTCTCCAAAACAGACTCCATCACCACGGGGACCGTCTCCACTGTCAA GAACGGATTGCCCACAGATAAACCAGCTGTCACCGAAGATGTAAACATTTACCAGAAATATATTGCCAG GTTTTCAGGCAGTCAGCACTGTGGCCACATCCACTGTGCCTACCAGTACCGAGAGCACTACCACTGCCTGGACCCCGAGTGCAACTACCAG AGGTTCACGAGTAAGCAGGACGTGATCCGGCACTACAACATGCACAAGAAGCGGGACAACTCCCTGCAGCACGGCTTCATGCGCTTCAGCCCCCTGGACGACTGCAGCGTCTACTACCACGGCTGCCACCTCAACGGGAAGAGCACCCACTACCACTGCATGCAG GTGGGCTGCAACAAGGTGTACACGAGCACGTCCGACGTGATGACCCACGAGAACTTCCACAAGAAGAACACCCAGCTCATCAACGATGGCTTCCAGCGCTTCCGAGCCACTGAGGACTGCGGCACGGCGGACTGCCAATTCTACGGACAGAAGACCACACACTTCCACTGCAG GCGTCCTGGCTGCACGTTCACCTTCAAGAACAAGTGTGACATCGAGAAGCACAAGAGCTACCACATCAAGGACGACGCCTACGCCAAGGACGGGTTCAAGAAGTTCTACAAGTACGAGGAGTGCAGGTACGAGGGCTGCGTGTACAGCAAGGCCACCAACCACTTCCACTGCATCCGCGCCGGCTGCGGCTTCACCTTCACCTCCACCAGCCAGATGACCTCGCACAAGCGCAAGCACGAGCGCCGCCATGTCCGCTCCTCGGGCGTGCTGGGGCTGCCACCCTCGCTGCTGGGCGCCAAGGACACGGAGCCTGAGGAGTCCAGCAACGACGACCTGGTGGACTTCTCTGCCCTGAGCAGCAAGAACTCCAGCCTGAGCGCCTCCCCCACCAGCCAACAGTCCTCTGCGTCCCTGGCCACTGCCGCTGCCACCACCGAGGGCACGCCCAGTGCCACCAAGCCTCCTAGCAGCAAGATCCAGGGGCTGATGCCCCAGGGCCTGCCAGGCTCCATCCCCCTGGCACTGGCCCTCTCCAACTCGGGCCTGCCCACCACCGCACCCTACTTCCCCCTTCTTCCTGGTCGTGGGAGCACCTCCCTGCCTGTGGGTGCCCCTGGCCTCCTGGGTGCCATGTCATCTGGGgcagcagcctcagcaaccccCGACACACCTACCTTGGTGGCTTCGGGAGCTGGAGATTCGGCCCTGGCGACTGCCACCTCTGTCCCGGTGCCCCCTGCCTCCATCATGGAGAGAATCTCTGCGAGCAAGGGCCTCATCTCACCCATGATGGCCAGATTGGCCGCAGCTGCCCTCAAGCCCTCTGCCACCTTTGACCCAG GAAGCGGGCAGCAGGCCACCCCTGCCAGGTTCCCTCCAGCCCAGGTAAAGCTGGAGCCGGGTGAGAGCGCTGGCACCCCAGGCCCCCTTGAGGCCTCCCAAGACCGCAGTCTAGACCTGACTGTAAAGGAATCCAG TAATGAATCAAATGGCCACGCAGCCCCGGCAAATTCATCTCTTTTATCCTCGCTTATGAATAAG ATGTCTCAGGGCAACCCCAGCCTCGGCAGCCTGCTAAGCATCAAGACAGAAGCAGAGGGGAGCCCCGCCGCGGAGTCCTCGCCCTTCCTGGGCAAGGCTGCAAAGGCTGTCGTTCAGGAGAAGCTCTCAGAGCCCTGGAGAGTGTACCTACGCAG GTTTGGTACCAAGGACTTCTGCGACGCCCAGTGTGACTTCCTCCACAAGGCACACTTCCATTGCGTGGTGGAGGAGTGTGGTGCACTCTTCAGCACCCTGGACGGGGCCATCAAGCATGCAAA CTTCCACTTCCGGACGGAGGGCGGAACAGTGAAAGGAAGCTCAGAGGCTTCCTTCCCGGCCTCTGTTGCTGAGACCAAACCTTCCTTGGCACCCTCACCCCCTCCGGCACCTCCTGGCACCACAGTCCCGGGGACCTGTCTGGAGGGACCTGCTCCCAGCCCGGCCTCGgtgccctccacccccaccctgctcGCCTGGAAGCAGCTGGCTTCCACCATACCCCAGATGCCTCAGATTCCCGCATCAGTGCCTCACCTGCCCGCCTCACCCTTGGCGACGACTTCTCTAGAGAATGCCAAGCCCCAGGTCAAACCCGGATTCCTCCAGTTCCAGGAGAA CGACCCTTGCCTCGCGACAGACTGCAAGTACGCCAACAAGTTCCACTTCCACTGCCTCTTTGGGAACTGCAAGTATGTCTGCAAGACCTCCGGCAAGGCTGAGTCTCACTGCCTGGACCACATCAACCCCAACAACAGCCTGGTGAACGTGCGAGACCAGTTTGCTTACTACTCCCTGCAGTGTCTCTGTCCCAACCAG CACTGTGAGTTCCGGATGCGTGGACACTACCACTGCCTCCGGACTGGCTGCTACTTCgtcaccaacatcaccaccaagCTGCCCTGGCACATAAAGAAGCATGAGAAAGCTGAGCGGCGGGCAGCCAACGGATTCAAATACTTCACCAAGCGCGAGGAGTGCGGCAGGCTAG GCTGCAAGTACAACCAGGTGAACAGCCACTTCCACTGCATCCGGGAGGGCTGCCAGTTCTCCTTCCTCCTGAAGCACCAGATGACCTCCCACGCCCGGAAGCACATGCGCAGGATGCTCGGGAAGAACTTTGATCGAGTGCCCGCCTCCCAG GGCCCCCCAAGCCTGATGGATGCTGAGACAGATGAGGGCATGGACTACACGGGCTGCAGCCCAGGTGCCGCCTCCTCCGAGTCCTCTACCATGGATCGCAGCTGCTCCAGCACCCCTGTGGGCAACGAGAGCACAGCGGCAG TGCCACTCTGGGAGCCAGTCGCGGCCTGGCCCACCCCATCAGCAGCCCGCCCAGCTTCCCGCCTGTCACTGCCACTCCAACTCCAGTAA